The Caldalkalibacillus uzonensis genomic interval TGAATTTCACCAGGCTCGATTTCGATGAGTAAAAAATCTAAGTTTCCTTTATCATGAGGTGAGAGAAGATGGTAAACAACATTTGAATGTGGAAAGTGAATCTGCTTTCGTTTATTCTTCCTAACAATAATATTTTCGTGTTCAGCCTTGTCCTCCTCAAAAAAGTAGTTCAGAGGAACATTTAATACCTTACATAATTTCCAAAACAAAACAAGTGTAGGAACGACATGACCACGCTCAATTTGGCTAATCTGTCCTACACTTACATCGGCCTTTTCCGCCAGTTCTCTCATCGTTAATCCCCGCTGTTTTCGAATAAGGCGAAGTTTATGGCTCTTGAATGCTTCCATCTTAATCCCTCACCAATCTTTATTTAGAAACCTACTGACAGCATTAATTTCTATTTTATCCAACGGATAGACCGGTCGACATATATTTCGATACGAAAACTTTGAAAAGTTGAAAGTAGACAGCCCCAGGGAATCAACTGTAATAATTTTAGTGACTTTATTTTCAAAAAAACCACGAAAGTGCTGGCTCGACTTAATACCGATTACATTGTAACGTTTCATGTCAATACCGTGCAATTTTAACAGTTCATCATCTAAAAGTTGTGATTTTAGACTAGTTACTATGACATCCACGTTACCAATAAGAAGACGCACAGATTTCCCTAAATCGACTTTTAACCCTTCTTCCATCGGAGAAGTTTGAATAAATTGTCCATCTGTTAAGCACTTTACATATGCCCTAATAGGGAGGGACGATCCATGAAGATGATCTGTTTTACCACCAAGGCTAACATTAATAAAAGCACCAACACCGGCTTGATGGGCTACATTTGCTACTTCCGGATCACAAATATGACAGAAACACGTATTTGGAACATCTTTTGAAAGCATTTCTGCTAGCAAAAACGTCCCGTCTCCGGGTGCACCTGCTCCAGGATTGTCTGAAGTTTCGTTAATAATGACAGGGCCATTTGACTCTTGTAATGCACGGTTCAAACCTTCAGAAGGAGAGAAATGAGAGACTTGAAACTCTCCTCGGCTTTCCCATATTTTTTGTGCCACCTGACTGGAAGCTAATCTGGCCAATTCATCATCTCCGTCAGAAGTAGCAAGCACAGATGCACCTGTATAAGGAGTATCAGAATAGGGAAACCCGTGAAAAAATGTACAATCGATTATACCTTGTTCGCCTTCCCACCCCATACACTGATCGTTAATATGTTTAGCAGGACCAAAAAGCGTCGTGGAGGTTGGAATTAAGATAGGTATTTTCGTTAAATGCATGCAAGGTTTAATCTTTCCCTTTGCTATGTCAATCAATCTTCGAATTGCTTCCCTGCCCCTGTCATACTCATCGGAATGGGGATATAGATGGACACCTAACAGTAAATCAGCCTGATCTACCATTTGGTCTGTCATATTAGCATGCAAATCCAATGTGGCAACAACGGGTATTTCTTGTCCAAACGTAGAAC includes:
- a CDS encoding M81 family metallopeptidase — its product is MRVAIGQVIHETNTFSTERTTEAHFCSLEWAEGEDIIELHEGVKDYLGGMIDEGRELGLALIPTLSVVAQPSGIIAGETWLKIKERLIDHLKRIGHLDAICLALHGAGVSEQSSDIEGDLLSSIRSTFGQEIPVVATLDLHANMTDQMVDQADLLLGVHLYPHSDEYDRGREAIRRLIDIAKGKIKPCMHLTKIPILIPTSTTLFGPAKHINDQCMGWEGEQGIIDCTFFHGFPYSDTPYTGASVLATSDGDDELARLASSQVAQKIWESRGEFQVSHFSPSEGLNRALQESNGPVIINETSDNPGAGAPGDGTFLLAEMLSKDVPNTCFCHICDPEVANVAHQAGVGAFINVSLGGKTDHLHGSSLPIRAYVKCLTDGQFIQTSPMEEGLKVDLGKSVRLLIGNVDVIVTSLKSQLLDDELLKLHGIDMKRYNVIGIKSSQHFRGFFENKVTKIITVDSLGLSTFNFSKFSYRNICRPVYPLDKIEINAVSRFLNKDW
- a CDS encoding helix-turn-helix domain-containing protein, yielding MEAFKSHKLRLIRKQRGLTMRELAEKADVSVGQISQIERGHVVPTLVLFWKLCKVLNVPLNYFFEEDKAEHENIIVRKNKRKQIHFPHSNVVYHLLSPHDKGNLDFLLIEIEPGEIHNPELVTHGGEECGIVQKGQLTVLLGDKSYKLKEGDSIQFHSSIPHRFKNEGKEKSVSIWAMTKDKFKQD